The following coding sequences are from one Helicoverpa zea isolate HzStark_Cry1AcR chromosome 4, ilHelZeax1.1, whole genome shotgun sequence window:
- the LOC124630128 gene encoding uncharacterized protein LOC124630128: MGTPNPDGVPLGSPDPTSEVGLGEARESEGVGDPWRAMLELQGRNMAQLIDAMKTPTTPSNAIRLPDFDPDSPDSNARSWSTTVDVCLSEKPLQGGPLIIALSKALKGSASVWLSQVSYAGMTWPDFKSIFLSRYDVSETIAATLINLHNSQPKEGESLASYASRHVTSLTSKWNSLSVEQIAVSTILAHVSKFDVRAHRLAFTTEIPTRHKLQQELSVLSHLKRKPQFSTDHVSSEPKRFKPSTIVCHYCGIAGHRAINCRKKADKTKHPGPAKSSLAKNVVCYRCGEAGHVAPRCPKTTGKRPGGSSEGAGSRASSGHSSTKRVEACEVRPSTGVLRHSESHEVV; the protein is encoded by the exons ATGGGGACTCCAAACCCTGATGGTGTACCGCTCGGCTCTCCTGATCctacatcagaagtgggattagGTGAAGCCCGGGAATCGGAAGGGGTTGGTGATCCATGGCGAGCAATGTTAGAACTTCAGGGCCGTAATATGGCTCAGCTAATTGATGCAATGAAGACTCCCACCACACCGTCTAATGCAATTCGCTTGCCCGATTTTGATCCCGATTCACCCGATTCCAATGCTCGATCTTGGAGTACAACTGTTGATGTTTGCCTATCTGAAAAACCCCTTCAGGGCGGTCCACTTATTATTGCCCTTAGTAAAGCCTTGAAAGGCAGTGCTTCCGTATGGCTTTCCCAAGTATCGTATGCCGGCATGACCTGGCCAGACTTTAAAAGTATCTTTCTTTCCCGTTACGATGTGTCAGAAACTATCGCTGCTACTCTCATTAACCTTCATAACAGTCAACCAAAAGAAGGTGAATCTTTAGCCTCATATGCCAGTAGACACGTCACTTCGCTGACGTCAAAATGGAATAGCCTGAGTGTCGAACAAATTGCCGTATCCACTATTCTGGCCCATGTTTCTAAATTTGATGTTCGTGCTCATCGGTTAGCTTTTACTACCGAAATACCTACCAGGCATAAACTTCAACAGGAACTAAGTGTCTTGTCACATCTTAAGAGGAAACCTCAGTTCTCCACTGACCATGTCTCTTCTGAACCTAAAAGGTTTAAGCCAAGTACAATAGTTTGTCACTACTGTGGCATAGCAGGGCATAGAGCTATCAACTGTCGGAAGAAGGCCGACAAAACCAAACATCCTGGACCAGCTAAGTCGTCGCTCGCAAAGAATGTTGTCTGCTACCGCTGTGGCGAGGCGGGTCACGTCGCGCCACGCTGCCCAAAGACAACCGGAAAGCGGCCGGGAGGTTCAAGCGAAGGCGCCGGGAGTCGGGCTTCAAGCGGTCATTCATCCACGAAGCGAGTTGAAGCCTGCGAAGTACGACCTAGCACTGGTGTTCTACGTCACTCTG AATCACACGAGGTCGTGTAG